The following are from one region of the Blastocatellia bacterium genome:
- a CDS encoding AhpC/TSA family protein: MANQADYPAVLFFCQATELEAKEFFNSFWPEARVVSDKEHFFYQAFGLKQASLNQMIKPAVWLRNIQTTLKGNFVGKFVGDVWMMPGIFLVKIKMLFGNMISSMLVIIQILL, from the coding sequence GTGGCAAATCAAGCTGATTATCCTGCTGTACTCTTTTTTTGTCAGGCAACTGAACTAGAAGCAAAAGAGTTCTTTAATAGTTTTTGGCCGGAGGCTAGGGTAGTCTCAGATAAAGAACATTTCTTTTATCAAGCTTTTGGCTTAAAACAAGCCTCATTAAATCAAATGATAAAACCTGCTGTGTGGTTACGTAATATACAAACCACACTAAAAGGAAATTTCGTTGGCAAGTTTGTAGGCGATGTTTGGATGATGCCAGGAATTTTTTTAGTAAAAATAAAAATGTTATTTGGCAACATGATTTCCAGCATGTTGGTGATCATCCAGATTTTGCTCTGA